From the genome of Cololabis saira isolate AMF1-May2022 chromosome 4, fColSai1.1, whole genome shotgun sequence:
TCTTTCCATGAAtgatcctttaaaaaaaacagtgtcgagtattaatgtgtgtgtaaaaaaaaaaaaaggaaaaaaggagagtgGATATAGGAGCTCCATGATTTTTTATAGTAAAAGAAGACGTCAgtgttaaaaaatatatacagtatatttgtGATTAAACAGCTCTTTGGTTGTACTAATTTGCAAGAatttttacatattttcttGTGCGTTTAACAATCTTTCTaacaatatatacatacataactTATTAGATATAGTCTGACTTTATCGAGTATGTACCCTTGTTGTTTAGTTGAAACTCGTGTATGACTTGAAGACAAATTTCCTCTTGGGAAAGATAAACTACCACAACTATTGTAGTCCATAtttccacttttcttttttcatgtgCTAGAAATAACTTCAACCCTTATAGGTTAAGCAGAAATGAGTTGGAGGGCAGCTGCTGAACTCTGAAACAGCTACAATCCAAATTCATGTTAATTCAAACATTATACAAACATTTTTGAAGGCTACTTAGCCTGTAACAGGTAAGAATTGACAGCATGAGAAAACAAATAGAAAAGCAAGCACATTTAAACATAGAGAGTGATTGTTAGGAGACTATTAGTAAAGACAGGATACAAGTTGGAACAGAACTGAAGGAAAGACTCATAGAGGATCTGAGGGACTTTTATTAATGCTTAAGTAAAGACTGGCGACATGGCCAGGGTTTGCCCTGCCTCTTTGCTCTCTGCAGCTAGGACAGGACATGATAAAGCTGGTGCACAAAAATGGATAGACAGGTTGACTAGTAGTGTTAGTTAGGAACACTGTTGCATAGACTACTGGAGGAGGCCTACCTTTCTTGGCCTGCTGGGCCAGGATTCGGCGTGTGCGAGGTGTGGTGCCCTTGGGCATGTTAATGATGTACTTGCCTTCCATCTCAGCTGTCACGCGCCGGCGCTTCACTGCTGTCAAACCCCTCCCCTCATCAGCTGGCTGACACACAACTAACAACGTGATGGACACAGAGATTAACCAGGCCTCTAGAGAAACTGAAAATACAGTGCTGATGTGCCGAAAGAAACCATTTATGTCTTTTACCTGCTTTGTTGTTCTTGCTTGCTTGTGCATTTGAGACCGTGACACAGAGCCGGTTGTCAGGTCGGCGCACTGGAGTGGCAGGGGGGGAGTCGTGGCTCAAGGCATTGGCGATCATACGGGTAGCAGCTGaggggaggaagaaaaaaaatagtcttAAATAATTGTGCCCCTAAAATTTGTGATCTTTCCTAAGACAAAATCTGGCTCAGCTGAGATACAAGAAGGGTGGGGAGTCTTTTCTGGATACACTGAAATATGCAATATACTtaaaactaggcctgtgttgaaaaaaatcgattctccaattctaaatcgattctcatattaattcctaaaaattgatcgtatgtctaaagatcgattatttttcattatttcgatTTTCGCCAGGTgcactttaatcccagtagtgaCGTCATTAAATTCACACATGGGCGTGgggtgaaactatcaaacaatgaacatggcgacgaagagcagcggtagcgttaacagagcgctggtttttaaaaccagaactaaatgaagttttctttggAGAAAATGCTGAAAGAGGGGTCACTAAAAGCCAGGGACACTGCGCTTCTCTGCCCCtcccgcccccgctgccctcatgaacaaaacaaacatgtcgaagcggccgcctgagaaaccagtGCAGAAGCTACAGAACCAGCTCcgtacagacagcgggctgagcaggactgttaaggctggaaattacttgctgtttgagcctgtgTTTATGCTGCCATATGCGTTCGCGTCCGTTTGCACAGACAACTGTTAAGAAACAGACCTCGCTCGCGCAGTACGCGAGGAGAACGTGTCATGCTGTAATACAAAATTACTATTCCACCTATTACAGACGCTGTTAAAGTACATGATCTTTTTTCACACGTGTCCTTCCATCTCCAGTCAACTGTGTGCTGgcaaaacttgcagatcattgaatcgcCAGACATGTTACACATAGACAcgttacacacagacacacatacccccaaccgtgcacaaccagtgttcagtgtttcagatatttcagcttaaatttcaaaatgttatataagttcaatgaagttcatattatctatatttactatagcttgtttggtttcttctgtaattggacacacggtttgtcatgatatatctgaaaaatgcctgatgcttcatggcagctgtgtgtctggtgacagaataaattagacaagctaaaatgatttgtttactgcatgagctgttgcaatttccttcttttttgcacttaaaATGGATATTGAATTGAGTTTGAGTTATTGAGTACATACATGTaactagcccctttcacacagccagttcgaggcgggaacgttgcgcctttaagccgcctcgctgttctgtgtgaaagtcacggaggcggaatgggggggccaagtggccccaccaataagccggcagcggaggtagtcacagagccgtcacagagccgaaacggggtctgtgtgaatgacacagccggcatgccggggccagccggggccagcgctgacgctgtcgtcacgcctctgattgcggaacgccggcatgctgtgtgaatttacagacgggagcggcgttatgccggcgttgtatggttctgtgtgaaccaacaaaggcggcgtattggcaggacttctttacaccaatattgcggaatctctgtgtgaaaggggctactgacgctgcatagacgtaactggcgtttgcatagacgtaaagcctgatttaaggttctgcgttaaaccaacgcagagcctacgccgtcgccgtgacgctgTCATGAacccgcggtgcagtacccccccagagcgctagttgatactttgtttagcttccagcttttccggtcacagtgaaacaaagagataaggacaactattgtgcaaaaaaccaaaacaaaaccaaaaacaaacaagaatacCCTCTGTTTAAGTCAAAAAGTGTTTTAATATCTGAGTGCAATACAatgaaatacaaagaaaaatataaaaacgtaggtagtaaaaaaaacaatataaacaTGTAGGAATTATTTACAGTGGCACATCAAAAATTACAACAAAGTTAAATGTGTGTCAGATGTTTCTGTCTGCCTCTGGTCCACCAAATACTTGAAGAGGCAGTTGTCCACCTCATGCTGGAAATATGGCAATACATGTGGTGGCAACTGCCGCATTTTGTGTTCAATGTTTTTGCAGTATGCGGAGATGGCATCATCATGGTCGTCCTGAAGCATCCTTTCCAGTGTATTACCGATGCTATGCATCAGACTGGTTGACTCACTGCTGGACTCATCAAGTGCCTTTCTGCTGCGCTTCGCCCGAGGCCTCAGAGTGGAGGTGCTTGGCTGAGTTGAAGACGACACCCCTCCACAGATGGTGGATTCTGCGAGGGGACTACTGGGCCTCGACTCAGTCTTAACAAAGCAGGGCTCCTCTGGGGTGCTGGCACAGGTCTCACTGGAGGGTGAATCTGTATCAGCAGCAGCCGTCGAAGGTTCCTTAAAAAAATAGATTCACAATGAGGGGGATTTAATACCATGGATTATTAAAACTTTTCACCAAGCATTCATTACAATATTAGGTAATTGTGTAAACAATATCTTGAAATTACAGTGTGGAATGCACTCTACAGTAAGTAGTCAGTAAGTTACATACTTACAATAAGTAAATGGAAAAGcaagagatttttttacttttagaaataagaTAGTCCAGTTACCAGTTTGAACGTGGTCTCCTTCGTCTTTGTGTGGGGCTCTAGAAACTGCAGCCGGGTCAGGATCCAGTGCTGCCTGCCAGTCTTCGGTGCTCCTGCACTTCCAGAGGGTGCAAGTTTCTTGTATCTTGTATACTGGGTTCGCAGAGAATCCCACTTTTTCTTGAGCTCCTCTACTGAAAGACAAAGACAAATTTTAAGCATTGTGCCTTGTTAAGAATAAtagagtaaaataaataaaagagtaaTAGTAAAAGAGCTTGAGCTATGTTGAATATCAACTGGTAATCAACTGAAATCAACCCAAATCAAACCAAATGAaataatggcttttttttttttaatgaacagAAAGAACTAATGATATTTGCCAGAACTAGCGAACAATAACTCCCACAATTACGATCAGTTTCTACTACAGCTTGAGCTCAAtgaccaaaaataaaatcttaccAGATATAACAAGCTTCGTCTCAATTTCTTGCCAAAGTTGTGTTTTCACCACTCGGTTGGCGTAACATTTTTCTGTTATGTCATACAGAGGTGCCCTCTCCTGAATCATGGCGATCAGCTGCTCTTCAATGTCTTCTGTCCAGATGGCCATGGCGTGAAAAATTCGTAAAgtgatgaaataaaatgaaaaatgagcaGAGCCATCAGTGTGTGTCCTCTTATCCTTCGCCGTTTGTTTGCTTTCGTCACTTCCGTTTCTCTTCTCGTGCACTGATtcgctacctgaacagccaatcacagtgagctgtttgaccgacggccgacgccgattcgacatgtcgaatcggctgaaaaggtcccgacgggcggccgacctgtggcgacgtgcgggacacagcggggaaactaggccgacagacgcaccgacgctcatcgacggcccgacggccgacagtcggcttggtgtgtcagggcttTAAGGCATTTGGTTTatttgtaggggtgtaacgatacactaatctcacgatacggtacgatacacgatattgaggtcacgataacgatacgatattatagcagtatttttttaacaaccttgaatgaggaacatatgactggaaaaaatacaaaacaatactgtgtgtttgccctattgttacagtttgtaatgctttataactgtttaagttttaaagagaaagccaggccaaccattttccagaaactgaactaaaagtaaatgtcaggtttgcattatgcatcttcagtttcaaatattttgccacaaattgaatagtttctctcatgtatgatttgacttttttcttttccagaaatttaacaactcaaattaaataaataaaagtaaataaatacattttacatcataaaaaagattgattcatgctcaccttataagtgtaagaggacaTTTATTTGTGTTAGGAAGGTTATTTtagtaattcagggttcattattttataaatatattctttatattctgatgtaaatcaggtactataattacactagtcagtttatctgtagtgattagtctgttttagattgggcggagtgatacgccacagtacggcactaggtgctgtgttgatgttctaaaatcctacactgttgagcggacaataaagtacactcgaactcggaagaagttcccctccgtgtttatcctacttaaaaggtttaatttaataaggtaaggcttaactctacaccagccttaaataagtaaaggttcagagctcaaaacgggaccgcaaaacggtattactttcttctgagcggagtaagattttggtccgcgggtcgaggcgcggtcggatgcgtgttactagtcaacacaatagatcaatattaataacccaatatcgcaatatactttgtcacctccacgacacgtttcgtgacgtttttgtatcgcgaaatttcgtggcacgatatattgttacacccctatttatttgtaaaaataaatgtgaCAGAAGGAAATAATGCTGTAAACTGCAACATTCTtggatatatacacacacatctaGCTGCTTGATACGTCAGTCACCAGTTTATAACAGTTAAAACGAAGATCTGGGGACTGTTTCACAAAGGAGGTTTGATAAACTCGCAGTCATAAAAGTAATGCAGAGTCAACAAACTAGGGTTTCAAGAAAGCTTTTTAGAGTTAGTTCAGTACAGCCTTACTTGGCTCATTAATATTTTCCTAACATAAATCTGGCCTTTTATCATTCAGACGTCTCTAGAATGCACATTATATGATAAATTGATTCAATTAAACTTATTTCAGCTTCGTGAATGGGAGGAAAGTAACTACGGGTATGTTGAGTCAAACCTGCCCTTGACCAGAGTCAGTTACCGCAGTAACAGACAgagtatgattttttttcactttctgAAACCAGTTGAACTGAACCTTCTTGCTCAGGGTTCAGAAACCTCGCTTTGTGAAATGGAAAACTCTGAATTTCAACAAAACCTGATTCATGAAACTGACCCGATGATCAAATGCTGCATCGAGACACAAGGCTGAACAGTGTCCATCGCCCTCATCTTTATGGAAGGCCCACTTCTTATTGTGAAAAAGATACAATTCTGTTACTTACGAGTGTTGGCAGTTCTTCTGAGCTCGGCTTGAACACTGGTCTGGCCTGAAGAAATGGCCTCAGTTGCCATTTTGCACATATCCTGAAGAtggaatgacacatttaattctaaacaattaatgtgcacaaacacacacaaagaacaaaaaacaaacatacacaaaaccaaatataataaatagattctgaaaaaaagtacaaattccaTCTGTTGAGATGCACATGTTTATAAATGCAAACCACAAAAGACTGACACAgttaaaaaattaataaataaaaaaaaccacgCTACATTTCTGGCTTTTGGACTTGCTGCTGATAACAGTTTGGACGGGGCTTGGATTGTCAATATTAGCTCGTATAAGTATGCGTACATAAACTGTACAGTTCTCTTCTCCTCATTCCACCGCTAGTAATCTATACCAGGGACATCATCCAAGTTATTACATTAGCTTTTCACTGTGACCTTTCTGTGCTACTATTTTCATGACACAAACTCCAGAATAGCACAACACAGTGTCAGCTTTTCATCTAAACACCACATGTTTCCTCTGTGTGATGGTCTTACTTTGAGGTTCCTGAGTTCAGAAAAGCAAAATGTCACCTCTGAACAGGGTTAACATGTGGCTTAATTTTTGCACATAAATGAAAAAGTGGAATTTGTGAATGTAACTTCACACTGCAGTAACTAAAGTTTTCCAAAAAAGCAATTCCGGGGCAATGATAAAGAATCTGAATCATGGATCTCGAGGAAAGGAAAGGAGCAAAGGAATAATTTTCAACATTGCAGCTTTAAAACGGGAAGTCTGCCCTTACCTGCCTATAGACCTGCTTGCCATGTTTAAGAATAGCAATGATGTCACCGATCACAGTAATGCCGAGGTCCATCATAATGTCTTTACTGAGGTCCATCAGCATGTTCTTCTGAATTCTATAAATACAagagaaacatgtttttaaagGAGATGATAAATGCTTAACATATGTAACATAAAATATGTGAAACAGAAGGTTCAAAGTACCTGTTGtccacaaaggaaactgcatatGTAACTGCGAGTC
Proteins encoded in this window:
- the c4h19orf47 gene encoding uncharacterized protein C19orf47 homolog isoform X4 codes for the protein MASVTTATSEWIQFFKDAGIPAGLAVTYAVSFVDNRIQKNMLMDLSKDIMMDLGITVIGDIIAILKHGKQVYRQDMCKMATEAISSGQTSVQAELRRTANTQDIEEQLIAMIQERAPLYDITEKCYANRVVKTQLWQEIETKLVISEELKKKWDSLRTQYTRYKKLAPSGSAGAPKTGRQHWILTRLQFLEPHTKTKETTFKLEPSTAAADTDSPSSETCASTPEEPCFVKTESRPSSPLAESTICGGVSSSTQPSTSTLRPRAKRSRKALDESSSESTSLMHSIGNTLERMLQDDHDDAISAYCKNIEHKMRQLPPHVLPYFQHEVDNCLFKYLVDQRQTETSDTHLTLL
- the c4h19orf47 gene encoding uncharacterized protein C19orf47 homolog isoform X3, which translates into the protein MASVTTATSEWIQFFKDAGIPAGLAVTYAVSFVDNRIQKNMLMDLSKDIMMDLGITVIGDIIAILKHGKQVYRQDMCKMATEAISSGQTSVQAELRRTANTQDIEEQLIAMIQERAPLYDITEKCYANRVVKTQLWQEIETKLVISVEELKKKWDSLRTQYTRYKKLAPSGSAGAPKTGRQHWILTRLQFLEPHTKTKETTFKLEPSTAAADTDSPSSETCASTPEEPCFVKTESRPSSPLAESTICGGVSSSTQPSTSTLRPRAKRSRKALDESSSESTSLMHSIGNTLERMLQDDHDDAISAYCKNIEHKMRQLPPHVLPYFQHEVDNCLFKYLVDQRQTETSDTHLTLL